A single Penaeus chinensis breed Huanghai No. 1 chromosome 7, ASM1920278v2, whole genome shotgun sequence DNA region contains:
- the LOC125026893 gene encoding uncharacterized protein LOC125026893: protein MSRPVKMSGTAFPDDIKIPQNQWPTTRPLKNPGSTLLEDTPFEDVKNHYARRHPLRQEPLPEDNLCEDVRNHSDGRHPLGRRQEPFCLKTPPVKTSRTTLSEDTHCEDEPENTPCEDVVPLCVKAPPAKSSGTTLPEDTPCEDVRNPKMSGTTLPEDILHPVKTSGATLPEDTLCEEVRNPKTSGTTLPENTPYINCEDARILKTPYVKISRNTLPEDTLCEDVRNHSPNTPPVKTSGSNLPEDTACEDSQKNFARRHPLCHLP, encoded by the exons ATGTCACGCCCTGTGAAGATGTCAGGAACCGCTTTTCCCGATGACATCAAGATCCCTCAGAACCAATGGCCAACT ACACGCCCTTTGAAGAATCCAGGATCCACTCTGCTCGAAGACACTCCCTTTGAAGACGTCAAGAACCACTACGCCCGAAGACATCCACT acgtcaggaaccactgccCGAAGACAACctttgtgaagacgtcaggaaccactctgacGGAAGGCACCCCTTGGGCAGACGTCAGGAACCATTCTGCCTGAAGacgccccctgtgaagacgtcaagAACGACTCTGTCCGAAGATACCCACTGTGAAGAC GAACCCGaaaacaccccctgtgaagacgtcgtaCCACTCTGTGTCAAGGCACCCCCTGCGAAGTCGTCTGGAACCACTCTGCcggaagacaccccctgtgaagacgttaGGAACCCGAAgatgtcaggaaccactctgcctgaagacatcCT ACACCCTGTGAAAACGTCAGGAGCCACTCTGCCGGAAGACACCCTCTGTGAAGAAGTTAGGAACccgaagacgtcaggaaccactctgcctgaaaacACTCCCT acatcAACTGTGAAGACGCCAGGATCCTAAAGACACCTTATGTGAAGATATCAAGAaacactctgcctgaagacaccctctgtgaagacgtcaggaaccacagCCCGAATACACcgcctgtgaagacgtcaggatcCAATCTGCCAGAAGACACCGCCTGTGAAGACAGTCAGAAAAATTTTGCCCGAAGACATCCACTGTGCCACTTGCCTTAA